TCTATTTTTTGAGTACCTACTCCAAAAGGCTTAACATATATACTACTACACTCTGGACATTCCTTAGGTATCTCTCTTTCATAACCACAATAGTGGCATCTTCCTATATTTTTGCCCTTATGATATGTAAGAGATATATCACAATTTTCACATTGGAACACATATCCACAACTTCTGCATGATACAAAACTTGCATATCCTCTTCGATTTAAAAATAATATTACTTGATTATTATTTTTAATAGCTTGTTTTATTTCATCTTGAAGTTTAAAGCTAAAGATGCTTTTGTTTCCTTTATTTAATTCTTCCTTCATATCTACAACTTCAATTTTAGGAAGTGGATTTTTATTAGCCCTTTGATTTATTTCAATAAGATTATATTCTCCATTTTTTGCTTTATAATATTCATCTATAGATGGGGTTGCAGAACCTAATACTAATGATATATCATTTTTATTCGAAATAAATTTTGCAACTTCTATTGCACTAAATTTAGGATTCTTTTCTGATTTATAAGAAGTTTCATGAAACTCATCAATTATTATTACCCCTAAACTATTAAAAGGCGCAAATAAAGCAGATCTTGCTCCTATTAATATTCTTATATTACCAGCTTTAATAGCTTTATAAACATCATGTTTTTGTCCTTCAGATAATTGACTATGAAAAACGCCTACAATGTCTCCAAACCTATTTTTAAACCTAGTTATAGTCTGTGGTGTTAAAGCAATCTCAGGAACTAATACTATGCTATCCAATCCTTGACTCAAAGCATAATCTATTATCTCCATATATACTTCAGTTTTTCCACTACCTGTTACTCCATGTAACATATAAGGTTTTTTATTTTGGTCAAACATTTCCGATATAACTTTATTACATGCATTTTTTTGTTCTTCATTTAAATATATTTCTTTTTGCTCTAAAGTATAAGCATTTTCTGGATTTCTATAGTAATCTTCCAATTTAATATCTATCAAATTCTTATTTTGAAGTGATAATATACTTTGTTTAGATGCCTTTAATATATCAATTAAATCATTAATTTCTACTCTATCATTATTTTTTAGGAAATTTACTATTTCCTTTTGTTTTACACCTAAGTTTATTTTATTTTTCTTTAAATAGTCATCAACTTCATCAGCTTCTATTGAAAGTGATATATAACACAAGTTTTTTTCATTCTTATGATTTTTATATTCCCATTTTAAATTAATTATATTTTTTTTACTCATTTTATCTAATATATAATTTATATTAGGTATTTTTTTTAACTTTTCAGTTTTTAATTTTCCCTTTGATATATTTATTTTACTAATAATATCTTTTTGTATATCATCTAATGATGATAATAAATCTGTAAACTCATTTTCATTTAAATTCAATACTTCATCACTTAAACTTACAACTTTATAGTTATTTACTTTATATCCTTTAGGATATATTAAATTTATGCAATCTATATAAGTACAAAGATATCTATTTTTCATCCAGTTTACAAGTTCTAAATCCTCTAATTTAAAAATAGGTTCTTCATCTAATACATCTACTACTTCCTTAAGCTTTATATCTTCTTCTAAAGTATCAGATATTTTAAATACAAAAGCCTCTGTAGGTTTATTTCCTTTTCCAAATGGTACTAAAACCCTATGACCAACATATATCTGATTTTTTAAAAATTCCGGTATTTTATATGTAAATAAGTTGTCAGTGTGGAAAGTATTACTTCTTACTATGACTTTTGCGTATTTTTCCATATTCTAACCTCTATTTTTTATTTATATCTTTTAGTTAAATTATATCCTGTTACGTAAAAATATAAGCATCTATATTAATAGATGCTTATACACTAAGTAGCTCTTTTATCTTATCTAAAATAATATTTGCTACCTCTTCTTTTTTCATTTTAGGATATTCTGTAATATTACCTTCTTTATCTATGATTTTAACTATATTAGTGTCTACACCAAATCCTGCACCTTCTTTAGTTAAATCATTAGCTACTATGAAGTCTAAATTTTTCTTTTTTATTTTAAGACTTGCATTTTCTATAAGGTCATTTGTCTCAGCTGCAAATCCAACTAAGATTTTATTATTTTTTATTTTTCCTATTTCTTGTGCTATATCTTTATTTCTATCTAATTCTATAATTAAATCATCATCTGATTTTTTTATTTTTTTATTAGAGTAGTTTTTAGGTTTATAATCTGCTACTGCTGCACTTTTTATAACTACATCATTTCCATCTAAATTTTCTAAAACAGCTTCGTACATATCTTTTGCAGATTCTATTTTTACTAGTTTTTTCAGATTTTGTGGTGGAGTTAAATTTGTTGGACCTGTTATAAGTGTAACATCTGCTCCTCGTTCTATAGCTTCTTTTGCTATAGAATAACCCATTTTTCCAGTAGATCTATTAGTTATGTATCTCATCGGGTCAATACTCTCAACTGTAGGTCCAGCTGTTACTATTATACTTTTCCCTTTTAAGTCTTGCTCTTTTGAAAGCAATTTAACAACTTCATCCACTATAATTTCCGGAGATGCTAATTTTCCTTTACCTGTATCTCCACAAGCAAGTCTACCACTTTCAGGCTCAACAAAGTTATATCCTAATTCCTTTAATGTATTTATATTTCTTTGTAGTATTGGATTTTCATACATATTAGTATTCATAGCTGGTGCTATTAATACTTTCGCCTTTGTAGCCATAACTGTTGTAGTAAGCATATCGTCTGCTATTCCATTTGCAATTTTACCTATAACATTAGCTGTAGCTGGTGCTATTAAGAATACATCAGCTCTTTTAGCTAGAGATACATGTTCTACATCCCAAGTTTTAGGATCTTCAAACATATCACAAACTACATAATTTTGGCTTAACGATTGAAATGATAATGGAGTAACAAATTCTGTTGCAGATTTTGTCATTATCACATTAACATTTACGCCAAGTTTTCTTAATCTACTGATAACATCTAAAGTTTTGTATACAGCTATACCACCACTTACGCCTATTACAACAGTCTTATTCTTTAACATAGAACTTACTCCTCTTCTGTAGTATGTTCTTCTATTATTACTTCTTCTTTTTTATCTATTTCTTCTTGAGTTAATAATCTAAATGTTATTTTTTCATCAGCAACTTCTTGAGTAGCTATAGTTACTGGTTTATTATTATCTCTATTCTTAGCTGAAACATAAACTTCAGCTCCGTCTATTATTTCTCTTGCTCTCTTTGCAACAGTTCCAACTAAATAATATCTGTTGTCTATTTTATCTAATACTTCATTTATTGATGGCTTTAACATTTTATAATTCCTCCTTAAATTTATCTATAATATTATTTTTATATCTAGTAACTTTGTTTTTCTCAGCTGATATTATGGCTTCAACATCATTAACCGATTTTTCTATATCTTCATTAACTATAAAGTAATCATAGTTAACTATTTGGTTTATTTCTTCAAAAGCACAGCTAAATCTCTTCTCTATCTCTTCTTGAGTTTCTGTACCTCTTCCGACAATTCTACTTTTTAGTTCTTCTAATGATGGTGGAAGTACAAATATAAATACACCCTCAGGATAAACTTCTTTTATTTGTCTTGCTCCTTGCATTTCTATTTCTAATATAACATCTTGCCCTTTTTCTAAGCATTCTATTATAGCAGCTTTTGGAGTTCCATAGAAGTTATCATATATTTGAGCATGTTCTAAGAATTCACCATTTTCTATCATTTTAGTAAATTCCTCTTTTTCTATAAAGAAATAGTTAACACCATGAACTTCTCCATTTCTTGGTTTTCTAGTTGTAGCTGATACTGATAATTTTATCTGATCATTTTTGTTTAATAGCGCTTTACATATCGTACCTTTTCCTGCACCTGATGGACCTGATACAACTAATAATAGACCTTTTCTGTTAAGCATCAATCTCTTCCTTTCTATTGGTTCATATATTATGTCTTAAAATCTATTTAATAATTTATAATTATTCTATGTTTTGTATTTGTTCTCTAATTTTCTCTAATTCACTTTTAACTTCCACAACTAAGTTAGTTATATTTAAATCAGAAGATTTAGAACCTATAGTATTTGTTTCTCTATTCATCTCTTGGATTAAAAAGTCTATTTTTCTACCTATTGCTTCATCTTTTACAACAGTATTTTTTAATTGTTCTATATGACTTTTAAATCTTACTATTTCTTCTGTTATATTACTTTTATCTGCATATATAGCAACTTCCTGAGCTAATCTATTTTCATCTATTATACTAGGGTCTTCTAACATATCACTTATTCTATTTTTTAATTTTTCTTTATAATCAATAACAACATTATATGAGTATTTTTCAATATCTTCAATATAATTTTTAAGAAGATCGCATCTATTTTGTATATCGTCCGCTAATTTTTTACCTTCTTCACTTCTCATTTCTTTTAGCTTAAGTAATGCATTTTCTAAAGCTACCTTTAACATTGACCACAACTTGTCTTCATCATCTTCTTTTTCCTCAGTTTTTATAATATCTGGAAATTTTGCGATATTCATTACACTTATATCATCAACTAAGTCAAATTTATCCTTTATTTGCTTTAGTATAGATACATATTGAGTTGCTAACTCTTCATCAAATTTTAAGTTTACATCTTCATTACCTAATAAGTCAAGCTTTATATATAAATCAACTCTACCTCTTTTTATATAGTCTTTAATTAATATTCTTGCCTTATCCTCTAAAAATGATAATTTTCTTGGAAGACGTATATTTATATCTGCATACTTGTGATTTATAGTTTTACACTCAACTAAGAACTGATAGTTATCATCCTTATATTCTCCTCTTCCAAATCCTGTCATACTTATTGCCATTTACTATACCTCCAAAATTCCTTCACATATTTTAACAGCAGGGCCTGTCATATAAACAAAATCATCTATATCTATTTTTACACATCCACCTTCAGATTTTGCATTCACACTTTTATTTACTTTTCCTAAATAATTACATATTATTGCTGATGCCGTCATTCCAGTTCCACAGCCTAATGTATATCCACATCCTCTTTCCCATGTACGAACTATAATGTTATTATTATCTTCTATTTTAACAAAATTTACATTAGTTCCTTTTGGGAAAACTTTATTTTTTTCTAATAAAGGTCCATATTTACATACTTCTTCTATACTTATGTTATCAACTAATATAACAACATGCGGAACACCCATAAGCATAGCATTTACCTTAAAAGTTCTATCTAATACTTCTAGATTCTCACCTATAAACATTTTATTATTAGATATAGCAGGAATATCTTCACATAAAAAACTACCATTTCCCATATTAACTTTTATAGTATCTATTTCTCCATGTTTAAGATTTATTTTGACTTTTTTTATTCCATCTAATGTATCAACACTAAATTCTTCTTTTCTAACTATATTATTGTCATAAACGAACTTAACAAAACATCTTAATCCATTTCCACACATAGCAGCTCTACTTCCATCCGCATTATAATATACCATTTCTACATCACACTTATCAGAATTTTTAACAACAAGTAATCCATCTGCTCCTACAGAAAATTTTCTGTGACATGCACATTTAGCATATTCAGAGTAATCTGATGCATCTTTATTATCAAATCTTCCATCTATAGCAACAAAGTCATTTCCTATTCCATGTAGTTTCCAAAATTTCATAATCAATCCCCCTCATAAATTTAATTTACTAACTTATAATTATACAATATTTTAATAGTAAAAGGAAATTATAAATATATAATCAAATCCTCCTATTCACAATATATGTATATTGTGTAATAATTAATTTATTAAATGTTTATATAGAAAGGAGAAATATTATGGCTTTAGATGGTTTAGTTATACATTCTATAGTAGACGAATTACATAAAAAACTTTTAGGTGGAAAAATAGATAAAGTGTATCAGCCGGAAAATGATGAAGTAGTTTTACATATAAGAAATAATAAGGAAAACTTTAAGCTAGTTTTAAGTTGTAGCGCTTCTAATCCTAGAGTCTACCTAGCTAGTGACTATAAAAAAGAAAATCCTATAAATGCTCCTATGTTTTGTATGTTATTTAGAAAATATATACAAGGAGGAAATATAGTAAATGTTTCTCAAGTTGATTTTGAGAGGATAATAAAAATTAGCGTTGAATCTTTTGATGAGTTAAAAGAAAAAACAACTAAGGATATTATAATAGAAATAATGGGAAGACATAGTAATATAATTCTTACTCATTCATCTAATAATAAAATTATAGATTCTGCAAAAAGAATACCTCCAAGTGTAAGTAGAGTTCGTCAAATACTTCCTGGTCAAACTTATGTACTACCACCAAAACAGGATAAATTAAATCCTATTAATGAAATAAGTTTAAATTCATTTGTAGATACTTTAAGTTCTTTTGATGGTCCTATTTTTAAAGCTATATATTCTAAGTTT
The Romboutsia ilealis genome window above contains:
- the priA gene encoding primosomal protein N', which encodes MEKYAKVIVRSNTFHTDNLFTYKIPEFLKNQIYVGHRVLVPFGKGNKPTEAFVFKISDTLEEDIKLKEVVDVLDEEPIFKLEDLELVNWMKNRYLCTYIDCINLIYPKGYKVNNYKVVSLSDEVLNLNENEFTDLLSSLDDIQKDIISKINISKGKLKTEKLKKIPNINYILDKMSKKNIINLKWEYKNHKNEKNLCYISLSIEADEVDDYLKKNKINLGVKQKEIVNFLKNNDRVEINDLIDILKASKQSILSLQNKNLIDIKLEDYYRNPENAYTLEQKEIYLNEEQKNACNKVISEMFDQNKKPYMLHGVTGSGKTEVYMEIIDYALSQGLDSIVLVPEIALTPQTITRFKNRFGDIVGVFHSQLSEGQKHDVYKAIKAGNIRILIGARSALFAPFNSLGVIIIDEFHETSYKSEKNPKFSAIEVAKFISNKNDISLVLGSATPSIDEYYKAKNGEYNLIEINQRANKNPLPKIEVVDMKEELNKGNKSIFSFKLQDEIKQAIKNNNQVILFLNRRGYASFVSCRSCGYVFQCENCDISLTYHKGKNIGRCHYCGYEREIPKECPECSSIYVKPFGVGTQKIEEELKVIFPELKVLRMDKDTTSKKGSLEEILNKFKNKEADILIGTQMLSKGLDFDNVTLVGILSADMMLNFPDFKSFETTFQLITQVSGRAGRSDKEGKVVLQTYDTDHYSIRRAINYDFEGFYEDEIKIRKAFGYAPFNNMISVVVSGENENLVKKNIQNMYDSIIYLLKGRGITDFEFILGPNPCSISKINQNYRWQILFKDDNIEINLLKGIIKYICITKRDVVFSKEINISIDINPNSVL
- the coaBC gene encoding bifunctional phosphopantothenoylcysteine decarboxylase/phosphopantothenate--cysteine ligase CoaBC: MLKNKTVVIGVSGGIAVYKTLDVISRLRKLGVNVNVIMTKSATEFVTPLSFQSLSQNYVVCDMFEDPKTWDVEHVSLAKRADVFLIAPATANVIGKIANGIADDMLTTTVMATKAKVLIAPAMNTNMYENPILQRNINTLKELGYNFVEPESGRLACGDTGKGKLASPEIIVDEVVKLLSKEQDLKGKSIIVTAGPTVESIDPMRYITNRSTGKMGYSIAKEAIERGADVTLITGPTNLTPPQNLKKLVKIESAKDMYEAVLENLDGNDVVIKSAAVADYKPKNYSNKKIKKSDDDLIIELDRNKDIAQEIGKIKNNKILVGFAAETNDLIENASLKIKKKNLDFIVANDLTKEGAGFGVDTNIVKIIDKEGNITEYPKMKKEEVANIILDKIKELLSV
- the rpoZ gene encoding DNA-directed RNA polymerase subunit omega, with amino-acid sequence MLKPSINEVLDKIDNRYYLVGTVAKRAREIIDGAEVYVSAKNRDNNKPVTIATQEVADEKITFRLLTQEEIDKKEEVIIEEHTTEEE
- the gmk gene encoding guanylate kinase — protein: MLNRKGLLLVVSGPSGAGKGTICKALLNKNDQIKLSVSATTRKPRNGEVHGVNYFFIEKEEFTKMIENGEFLEHAQIYDNFYGTPKAAIIECLEKGQDVILEIEMQGARQIKEVYPEGVFIFVLPPSLEELKSRIVGRGTETQEEIEKRFSCAFEEINQIVNYDYFIVNEDIEKSVNDVEAIISAEKNKVTRYKNNIIDKFKEEL
- a CDS encoding YicC/YloC family endoribonuclease, translating into MAISMTGFGRGEYKDDNYQFLVECKTINHKYADINIRLPRKLSFLEDKARILIKDYIKRGRVDLYIKLDLLGNEDVNLKFDEELATQYVSILKQIKDKFDLVDDISVMNIAKFPDIIKTEEKEDDEDKLWSMLKVALENALLKLKEMRSEEGKKLADDIQNRCDLLKNYIEDIEKYSYNVVIDYKEKLKNRISDMLEDPSIIDENRLAQEVAIYADKSNITEEIVRFKSHIEQLKNTVVKDEAIGRKIDFLIQEMNRETNTIGSKSSDLNITNLVVEVKSELEKIREQIQNIE
- the dapF gene encoding diaminopimelate epimerase, producing the protein MKFWKLHGIGNDFVAIDGRFDNKDASDYSEYAKCACHRKFSVGADGLLVVKNSDKCDVEMVYYNADGSRAAMCGNGLRCFVKFVYDNNIVRKEEFSVDTLDGIKKVKINLKHGEIDTIKVNMGNGSFLCEDIPAISNNKMFIGENLEVLDRTFKVNAMLMGVPHVVILVDNISIEEVCKYGPLLEKNKVFPKGTNVNFVKIEDNNNIIVRTWERGCGYTLGCGTGMTASAIICNYLGKVNKSVNAKSEGGCVKIDIDDFVYMTGPAVKICEGILEV